The following are encoded together in the Platichthys flesus chromosome 9, fPlaFle2.1, whole genome shotgun sequence genome:
- the zfyve9b gene encoding zinc finger FYVE domain-containing protein 9: MLKFFSARDDENESLLGAITEDEGDNPSLQDTKHHWLNRPCLLVLNDGDVAKPGLGCEQIRAESPSRATSDATVRTTLVPCEQKPSEHLAKTLSPSQLEEGSCTVTAISSWGESRFGESASPLVLNPAEAAWPEEGAKLVEEGKKPRSPPSKEDSVVEEKELEESGQQQEQPCSSEATATPEEACGRAPWELPGQFKTTTSNRRDEENTSGEGAMGDSASSFDDPDNESQLSPAGILSKERGSVLGEVAPVWIPDAQAQVCMKCGVKFTFTKRRHHCRACGKVFCALCSNLKFRLTHLDGKEGRVCVCCHSTLIKRTPPRGKRRVWFADEILTGERSESAPTTPVRGPTLGERVKSPVGSPQIGRTMRPDGTSISEACGPYGWGTTALVSSSANLIPLEGLPPILTSTGVKGDYTVEEQPSEMLLIQELESGRPKPLVFVLNANLLAMVKLVNYVNRKCWCVTTKGMHAVGQVEVVVLLQCLPEEKSFPKDIFRHFIQLYRDMLAGKVVEHLSLSLFGSSFLGSEEHAGFLYVHSTLQSLQGLPLPNQPYLFGLLVHRAEVAWAKAFPLRLMLRLGAEYRFYPCPLYSVRCRKPLFGEIGHTIMRLLVDFRNYRYSLPVVPGLTVDLEAQRTCIKIPTTGYNELMKALNKSNEHVLAIAACFNEAADSHLICVQAEGGQYQTQAISIHNQPRKVTGSCFFIFSSALKASAGYLAKSSIVEDGLMVQITVETMAELRRSLREMKDYTVTCGRLDQSESQELVCVQWVEERCTVNKGVISPIDGKSMESISSTKMFQKSEYKENGKIIRWTEVFFLQMGDDPKRGASDSAEQNRLTERIARAFCLALCPHLKLLKEDGMAKLGLRVTFDPQEVGFVAGSNGQPLPARYLNALDSVMIPVIHSRGRKRGDEPIVMELIFYILENIT, translated from the exons atgctgaaGTTCTTCTCTGCGCGGGATGACGAGAACGAAAGCCTGCTGGGAGCAATAACCGAGG ATGAAGGAGACAATCCATCTCTTCAGGACACAAAGCATCACTGGCTGAACAGACCCTGCCTGCTGGTGCTCAACGATGGGGACGTGGCCAAACCCGGACTGGGCTGCGAACAGATCAGGGCAGAGTCTCCTTCCAGGGCCACTTCAGATGCCACCGTCAGAACCACTTTGGTGCCATGCGAGCAGAAACCATCCGAACACCTTGCCAAAACCCTTTCACCCTCCCAGCTGGAGGAGGGCAGCTGCACCGTGACCGCCATCTCCTCATGGGGTGAGAGTCGCTTCGGGGAGTCCGCCAGCCCCCTGGTGCTGAACCCTGCCGAGGCTGCATGGCCGGAAGAGGGGGCCAAGttggtggaggagggaaagaaaccCCGATCTCCCCCGTCAAAGGAGGACTCTGTGGttgaggagaaggagctggaggagagcgggcagcagcaggagcagcccTGCAGCTCAGAGGCGACCGCAACCCCTGAGGAGGCGTGTGGCAGGGCGCCCTGGGAGCTCCCGGGTCAGTTTAAGACGACCACATCTAACAGAAGAGATGAGGAGAACACCAGTGGGGAGGGAGCAATGGGAGACTCTGCGTCCTCCTTTGATGATCCTGACAACGAGTCCCAGCTGAGCCCTGCTGGTATTCTGTCCAAGGAGCGAGGCAGCGTCCTCGGGGAGGTAGCGCCAGTGTGGATCCCTGATGCTCAGGCTCAGGTCTGCATGAAGTGTGGGGTAAAGTTTACATTTACTAAGAGGAGGCACCACTGCCGCGCTTGTGGGAAG GTATTTTGTGCACTTTGCTCCAATCTGAAGTTCAGACTTACACATCTGGATGGCAAGGAGggacgagtgtgtgtctgctgtcacTCAACACTCATCAAAA GGACACCTccgagggggaagaggagggtgtgGTTCGCTGACGAAATCCTCACCGGTGAGCGGTCGGAGTCCGCGCCCACCACGCCAGTCAGAGGGCCGACGCTGGGCGAGCGGGTTAAAAGTCCAGTGGGCTCGCCGCAGATCGGGAGAACCATGCGGCCGGATGGGACATCTATCAGT gAGGCCTGTGGTCCTTACGGCTGGGGCACCACAGCGCTAGTGAGCAGCTCGGCCAACCTCATCCCCCTGGAAGGTCTGCCCCCCATCCTCACCTCCACAGGAGTCAAGGGAG ATTACACTGTGGAGGAGCAGCCCTCTGAGATGCTGCTTAttcaggagctggagagcgGCAGACCAAAGCCCCTGGTGTTTGTCCTCAACGCCAACCTGCTCGCTATGGTCAAGCTGGTCAACT atgtaaacaggaagtgctggTGCGTGACGACGAAGGGGATGCATGCTGTGGGccaggtggaggtggtggtgctgctgcagtgccTGCCAGAAGAGAAGAGCTTCCCCAAAGACATTTTCCGCCACTTCATCCAGCTGTACAGGGACATGCTCGCAG GAAAGGTGGTGGAACACCTGTCCCTCTCCCTGTTTGGCAGCAGTTTCCTCGGCAGTGAGGAGCATGCAGGCTTCCTGTACGTTCACTCCACTCTCCAGTCCCTTCAGGGTCTACCTCTGCCAAACCAGCCCTACCTCTTCGGCCTGCtggtccacagagcagaggtgGCCTGGGCAAAAGCCTTCCCCCTGCGTCTCATGCTGCGACTGGGGGCCGAGTACCGAT TTTACCCGTGTCCCCTGTACAGCGTGCGATGTAGGAAGCCCTTGTTTGGGGAAATAGGCCACACCATAATGAGACTACTAGTG GACTTTAGGAATTACCGTTACAGCCTTCCAGTGGTGCCCGGGCTCACTGTGGATCTAGAGGCTCAGAGGACCTGCATAAAGATACCAACCACCGGGTATAATGAG CTAATGAAGGCTTTGAATAAGTCCAACGAGCACGTGCTGGCCATCGCAGCGTGCTTCAACGAGGCGGCAGACTCCCACCTGATCTGTGTGCAAGCGGAGGGCGGCCAGTACCAGACCCAAGCCATCAGCATCCACAATCAGCCACGCAAAG TCACTGGATCGTGCTTCTTTATCTTCAGCAGTGCTCTGAAAGCGTCTGCAGGATACCTGGCCAAGTCCAGCATAGTAGAAG ATGGGCTAATGGTGCAGATCACCGTGGAAACCATGGCAGAGCTGCGCCGGTCGCTACGGGAGATGAAAGACTACACTGTCACCTGCGGACGgcttgaccaatcagagagccaGGAGCTTGTTTGTGTACAGTGGGTGGAGGAGAGGTGCACTGTGAATAAAGG AGTCATAAGCCCCATCGATGGGAAATCCATGGAGTCCATCAGCAGCACCAAGATGTTCCAGAAGTCCGAGTACAAAGAAAATGGGAAAATCATCCGCTGGACAGAA GTGTTCTTCCTGCAGATGGGggatgatcccaaaagaggagCGAGTGACTCTGCTGAACAGAACCGGCTGACGGAGCGGATCGCCCGAGCCTTTTGCCTGGCACTGTGTCCGCACCTCAAGCTGCTGAAGGAGGACGGGATGGCCAAGCTGGGGCTGCGCGTCACGTTTGACCCTCAAGAG GTTGGATTTGTGGCCGGGAGCAACGGGCAGCCCCTCCCTGCTCGGTATCTCAACGCCCTGGATAGTGTGATGATCCCCGTCATACACAGCAGGGGGCGAAAGAGGGGAGACGAGCCTATAGTGATGGAGCTCATCTTTTACATCCTTGAGAACATTACTTAG
- the ptgfr gene encoding prostaglandin F2-alpha receptor has product MSTNGSSESACRSEVRPDSSTCNQSKHSITSSIITMTVGIFSNSLAIFILVKSYKRIRSKSRASFLLFASSLVVTDLLGHLINGTMVLFVYSSQKNWESFDPHSIVCSAFGACLVFFGLSPLFLGSVMAVERCIGVTRPIFHSTVLAPHHMKRLLGLTWPLAALVAALPLPWRRYKVQSSRSFCFFHMEGPEDWLDIFLPLLFSMLGLLALLLSIVCNTLTSCTLLQARLRRKHHCRGTSYHIEMICQLLAIMLVSCVCWGPLLIHVFILSARAKGESASFTLLMLIRVATWNQILDPWVYILLRRAVLRKIFTLFRCCSKSPNPPHWQCTILRSSADTSNSGIGAADCRCHGRLHPPDTVIRTIS; this is encoded by the exons ATGTCGACCAATGGGAGCTCAGAGTCAGCCTGCAGGTCAGAGGTTAGACCCGACAGCAGCACCTGCAACCAGAGCAAACACTCCATCACGTCGTCCATCATCACCATGACTGTGGGCATCTTCTCCAACAGCCTCGCCATCTTCATCCTGGTCAAATCCTACAAGCGCATCCGCAGCAAGTCCAGGGCGTCCTTCCTGCTGTTCGCCAGCAGCCTGGTGGTCACCGACCTGCTGGGTCACCTCATCAACGGCACCATGGTGTTGTTTGTCTACAGCTCTCAAAAGAATTGGGAATCGTTTGACCCTCACAGCATCGTGTGCAGCGCCTTCGGGGCGTGCCTGGTGTTCTTCGGCCTGAGCCCCTTGTTCCTGGGGAGTGTCATGGCGGTGGAGCGCTGCATCGGGGTCACCAGGCCCATCTTCCACTCCACGGTGCTGGCTCCCCACCACATGAAGAGGCTGCTGGGTCTCACTTGGCCCCTCGCTGCCCTGGTGGCCGCTCTGCCGCTGCCGTGGAGGCGCTACAAGGTTCAGAGCTCCAGGAGCTTTTGCTTCTTCCACATGGAGGGACCTGAAGACTGGCTGGACATATTCCTGCCGCTGCTCTTCTCCATGCTCGGACTGCTGGCCCTGCTGCTCTCCATTGTGTGCAATACTCTGACAAGCTGCACCCTGCTGCAGGCCAGACTCCGCCGCAAGCATCACTGCAGAGGCACCTCTTACCACATAGAAATGATCTGCCAGCTCCTGGCCATCATGTTGGTGTCCTGCGTCTGCTGGGGCCCATTGCTG attcACGTCTTCATCCTCAGCGCCAGAGCCAAAGGAGAGAGCGCGTCGTTCACTCTGCTGATGCTGATACGTGTGGCCACGTGGAACCAGATCCTGGACCCCTGGGTGTACATCCTGTTGAGGAGGGCCGTGCTGAGGAAAATCTTCACCTTGTTCCGCTGTTGCTCAAAATCTCCCAACCCTCCCCACTGGCAGTGCACCATCCTCCGCAGCTCGGCGGACACCAGCAACTCCGGTATCGGAGCGGCTGACTGCCGCTGCCATGGCCGATTACATCCTCCGGATACTGTGATCAGAACAATCTCCTGA